The Gammaproteobacteria bacterium sequence GCTCGTGACGATGGGATAGCCCAGCGCCTCGGCGAGCGCATAAGGAAGTTGTCCGGTGCAATGGCCTTGCTCGGCCTGGCCGCCGGTCAGCACCAGCCGGGGCCGCGTAGCGCACAGGTAACGGCTTATGACCGGCAGGGCGTCGAGTCCGGACGCGAGTTCAAGCACGACCAGCACGCTCCGGCCCATGCCGGCGTATTGACGCAGTGTCGGCTCGTCCGGATCGCCCGCGTGGACGAGGCGCAGCCGCGCACCGTAGCGTTCGCAAAGCTTGAGCGCCATCTCCACCGCGCGGGCGTCGCCGTCGGCCCGGCGCGCACGCCCTGATACGGGATGCCGCCCTATTGATACCAGCACAGCTACCTCAAGCGACATCGCGCACCTCCGCCAGTAGCCGCAACAGCGCGTTTATGATCGACTGCGCATCACCGACAATCGCAAGATCGGCGCGCTTCATTATCTCGGCATGGGGATCGGTGTTGACCGCGATAACCGATTCCGCCCGCGCTATGCCTTGCAGATGTTGCGGGGCGCCGGAAATGCCGAGCGCGAGATAAAAACGCGGCGCAACCAGGGTGCCAGAGGCGCCGATCTGACGTTCGCGCGGTAAGAATCCCGCATCGCAGACCACACGCGAACCGCCTTCCGCGGCGCCCAAACCCCGCGCAAGTAAATGAAAACTTTCCCAGTCCTTGATTCCGGCGCCGCCGCTCACGATGAATTCGGCCTCCGCCAGTGGCACCGAATCGGGATCGACCGGCAGCATACCCAGATCGGTGATCCTGGGATCGACCGCAACTATGGGCGCATCCAGCATGCGGCCCTCGCGAAGCACCTCTGAAACCGTGCCGCCAGAGCCCGGATCGACGAGGACGAGCCGCGGCGTCTCATGCAGGAAATCGCTGCGCCCGCTCTCGCCGCGGCTGAGTATTGCCCCGTCCTCGCTGCGCCGCGCGTGCGTCGCGGGCAACTAGCCCAGCCTGCTCGCGACCCGGCGTCCAAGATCACCGCCGCCAATAAGACTATCCGGAAAAACCACATGCCGCGGTTGCAACGTATCGATCGCCGCCAGCACCGCGGCGGCGCGTGTCTCGGGCGCATAACCTTGCACTACGAATTCGAAACACATCACCCTGTCGGCGCCCGCCGCGCCCAGCGCTTCGACCGGCTCGAACACGAGCGCGACTACCGCGCCACCACAAGAGTCCGCAAGCCCGCGCGCCGCACTCAGTGCGTCGCGATCGTGCGGGGTCAAACGCCCCTCCGGCACATCAGGCACCGCCAGAATCAAGCACGCCGGATCTTCGATGACGATTGGGATGACAGCCGGGAGCGCGCCGGTAATACCGCGTGCCTGCGCGCTCGCGGCCGCGTCCACCAGGGTCATTGGCCGCGAGCGATCGATGCGCAGCCGCTCACCCGGCGCGAGCAGTCCCACGGCGCGCAGCGCGCGTGGATCGCGCCGTACGCGGGGGATGGGATCCGTCGCAGCGATCGGCTCCGTACGATCGCGCTCGACCCGCGGATCGCGGCGCGTGCGTCTATCGCCAGAAAGCGCGGACCCGCGCGGCGCAGGCCTATTGCGGCGCGGCGCGCTCACTAGGGTGACTCCACGGCTGCCCATACCAGCTCGGCTACGTCGGTCACTTTCGCGCGCGGCTGGGTCACGCCTTCGAGCATCACCGCGCAGTTCGGACATGCCACCCGTCCGTGGCGCGCACGTGCTCCATGCGCACGTCTGCGATGCGCCGCTTGCCCGGCACGTCGGTATACGCGGCACCGCCGCCCCAGCCACAGCAGCTTGAACGCAGCCCCGAGCGCTGCATCTCGATGACTTTGACGCCGATGGATTTGAGTACCTTGCGCGGGGCCTCGATTTCGCCGTTGTAGCGGCCCAGGTAGCACGGATCATGAAAGGTGATGGGTTCGTGTTGCAATGGGTTCGGCGTGAGACGGGCTTGCTCGATCAGCCGCGCGAGAAACTGCGTGTGATGCTCGACAAGGTAGCGCCCACCCAGCTCGGGATATTCGTTCCTGAGCGCGTGCAGAACGTGCGGATCGCAGGTGACGATTCGATTGAAACGATATTTCGCTAGCGTTGCGATATTGCGCCGGGCCAGGTCCTGAAAAGTCGCCTCGTCGCCCAGCACTGCAATATCGACTACGTTCGCCGCGCGCAACAGCTTGACCACCGCGCGCAGAGTGCGCTGAGCACGCAGTTCGAAGCCGCCTTCGCCAACCCAGAGCAGCACATCGCACACGCCACGTTCCGCCAGCACGGGCAGTCTTAGATCCGCCGCCCAGTCCAGCCGCGTGCTCAGCGCCCGCCCGCATACCGTATCGGTCGCACGCAGTTCCTCTAGAACTTCAGCGCCCTTGCCTGGGGGTCGCACCGAGTTCCAGAGTCTGGTAACGGCGCAGATCGATCACGGCGTCCACGTGCTCGATCATCATCGGGCATTCGTACACGCAGGCCAGGCAGGTTGTGCAAGCCCAGATCGTCTCCGGACGCAGCATGGCCTGAGCGCCGACGATCGCCAGATCGCGCCCGCCATGCGTCGCGCCAGCCGCACCGCCGTCCGGATGTGGGTTGCCCGTATAAGCATCGTCCGAACCGCGTTCGCTCTCGGTAGCCACCAGATCATGGATGAGCTTCTTCGGATTCAATGGCAGACCGGCGGCAAAGGCGGGGCAGGCGCTCTCGCAGCGTCCGCACTGCACGCAGGCGTCGAAGCCGAGCAGTTGATTCCACCGGAAATCCACCGGACGCTCCACGCCCAGCCGTGCTTCGGCCAGGTCCATGCTTTGCAGTCCGCTGTCGGCGGGCGCGAGTCGCTCCGCATTGAACCGCGACGGACGCGGATGAAAAGCCAGGTGCAGAAGACCATTTAGCGCGTGCTTCATGGGGCCTAAGCCCATGCCGACGTAAAGTTCGAGACACGCGCACGCGCCCAGTCCGAGCAAAAGCAATCCACCGGGGGAGGTCCAGACGATGGGCCGCATGATGCCGGTCAGCGGCATGGTCGCGATTGCGAAAAACACTACAAACGCAGCGACGCCGAATGGCAACCGCTGAAAGCCGCCGCGCGAAAGCCGTGTAGGGATGCCTCCGGGCCAGCGGCGAAACGCCAGCATCAGCGCGCCCGCCGCCATGATCGCCAGGCATAGGAGCAGCAGCGCGGTCGGCGCGGCGCCATCGAAGCCAAGCACATGCACCACGACGATTAAAACGGTGGCGGAAACCAGCCCGCCGGCGGTTAGAACGTGCATGCCTGCTGTGCGCCGGCCCGTGTCGCGTGGCTTCGATTCGATCGGATCGCGGCTGACCGCCTCGTGCACGTGCACCAGATAGCGCCGCGGCGCCTGCAGCAAGCCATTGAAAATGTCCACCGCGGCGGGGCGGCCAGCGAGCCAGCGACGCGCACGCCAGCCCGCCGTCAGCAGCAGCGCGGCAAGGCTCAGCATCACCAGCAGACCGGGAAGCGCATTAACAGTCATCGACTCAACGAGGTTCCTCGCGCAAAGGCGCAAAGACGCCAAACGCAACGACTAGTGACTGCTTGGCGACTTTGCGTCTTTGCGCGAGATTGGCCATCGCCGTCAAAAATTCTTGCACAGGCGCAGCGAATCGTAGATCGCGGCATGGATGTCGCGCGCCGATACGCAATCGCCCACCCTATACATCAAAAACTCCCCATCGAATTCCGGCACCGGCTGCGGACGCGCGGCGAACAACGCCACGAGATCGATCTGGCCGCGATTTTTACTGTGATCCTTGAGGGCGTAGTACAGTCGTTCGTCGGGGCGCACGCCGTTCTCGACCACGATCTGGTCAACGACTCTTTCCTCTTCCGCGCCCGTGTATTCGTTCGCGAGCACCGCGACCAGCTTCTCCTCCTCACGGTATACGTCTTTCAATGAGAAGTTCGGCGTGAGCACCACGTCCTTCTCAAACAGCCTGCGCAGGTACAAGGGACGCACCGTGCCGCCCAGCTCCTCGCCAAAACTCGCGTCCGGAGTCACGATCTCGACCAGCGATTCGCGGTGCGCGAGAAAGTCGGCGCAGGTGGCACCCGGGTAGCCGCCATGGACATCGACCACCAGCACGTTCCTGGCCGGCCTTATCCGTCCGGCGAGAATGTCGTGCGTACTTACCACTAATCCTTCGCCCGCATGCCAGCCTAAGAATTCGCTCACGTTCGGCTCGCCGCCCGTCGCGACGATTACCACTGATGGGTCTAACGCGCGCACGGCGGTTGCATCGGCCTCGTGGTTCAGACGCACGTCCACACGCAGACGGGACAGTTCCATCGTAAGCCAGCGCGTGATGCCGGCGATCTGATCGCGCGCCGGCGCTTTGGCCGCCAGATTAATCTGTCCGCCACAAGCATCGTTTTTCTCGAACAGGATCACCTCGTGACCCCGTTCGGCGCACACCCGCGCGGCTTCCATGCCGCCCGGCCCACCGCCGACTACGACAACCCTGCGACGCTGCTCGCTTTTGCGAATCCGGTGCGGCATGGTCTGCTCGCGGCCGGTAGCGGCGTTCTGCACGCAGGCCACGTCCAGCCCCGTGTACATGCGATTGATACAGTAATTGGCGCCTACGCACTGCCGGATCTGATCGACCCGGTCCTCGCGAATCTTGTTGACCAGATGCGGATCGGCGATGTGCGCGCGGGTCATGCCCACCAGATCGACCTGACCTTCCTCGATGATGCGCGCCGCCGACACCGGATCCTTGATGTTCTGCGCGTGAATCACGGGCAGGTCGATTTCCGCCTTGATACTGCAGGCGAGATATAGAAACGGCTGCGGCGGGTACGCCATGGCGGGCACCAGATTGGCCGACAGCGCGTAAGTGTCCGCGCCCGAGCCCATGACGTTGACGAAATCGATCAGGCCGGATTCGGCGTAGAACCTGGCGATGCGGATCATCTCCGGGTTGTCCATCGCGCCGTCGTGAAACTCGTCGCCGCACATGCGCATGCCGACGATAAAGTCATCGCCCACTACGCGGCGGATTTCTTCGAGCACTTCGATGCCAAAGTGCATGCGGTTCTCAAAACTGCCGCCGTAGCCGTCGGTGCGCTGGTTGGTCAGCGGGGACCAGAACTGATCGATCAGTTGCTGGTGCGCGGCCGACAGTTCAGCGCCATCCAGCCCGCCTTCCTTAACGCGTCGCACGGCTTGACCGAAGTCCCTGATGATGCGCTCGATATCCTCGACTTCGATGATCTTGCAATTGGCGCGATGCACTTGCTCGCGCAAGCCCGAAGGCGACAACAGGTTCGGCCAGTGTTGCCCGTCCGAGCGACTGCGCCGACCCATGTGCGTTAGCTGGATCATGATGGCGGCGCCATGCGCGTGCACGGCATCCGAGAGCTTCTGGAAATGCGGGATAATGCGGTCGTCCGCGACGTTCAACGAATTCCACCACGATGTCGGGCTGTCGATCGATACCGACGACGAACCGCCGCACATGGTCATGCCGATGCCGCCTTTCGCCTTCTCCGCGTGGTAGGCGCAAAAACGTTCCGTCGGCATACCGTTTTCGCCGTAGACCTCCGAATGCGAGGTGCTGACGATACGATTGCGGATGGTCAGATGCTTGATCTTAAGCGGCCGGAACAGCGCATCGAACTGACCCATTGCATCCTCCCCTTTGAGATTTTCGGCCTGGTGACCTGTAGGTATGCGAGGCAGTCTACGAGTTGCGTATCGTAACGATGCGTCCGTTAGCGACTGCCACTTGCGAAAATGCGCCATTTGGAGCACGGCGCGTTTTGGGCTCCCGTAGCAGGCGCGAGTTATAATTCCATATCGAATGGCCGTACACG is a genomic window containing:
- a CDS encoding electron transfer flavoprotein subunit alpha/FixB family protein; the encoded protein is MPATHARRSEDGAILSRGESGRSDFLHETPRLVLVDPGSGGTVSEVLREGRMLDAPIVAVDPRITDLGMLPVDPDSVPLAEAEFIVSGGAGIKDWESFHLLARGLGAAEGGSRVVCDAGFLPRERQIGASGTLVAPRFYLALGISGAPQHLQGIARAESVIAVNTDPHAEIMKRADLAIVGDAQSIINALLRLLAEVRDVA
- a CDS encoding NADH:flavin oxidoreductase codes for the protein MGQFDALFRPLKIKHLTIRNRIVSTSHSEVYGENGMPTERFCAYHAEKAKGGIGMTMCGGSSSVSIDSPTSWWNSLNVADDRIIPHFQKLSDAVHAHGAAIMIQLTHMGRRSRSDGQHWPNLLSPSGLREQVHRANCKIIEVEDIERIIRDFGQAVRRVKEGGLDGAELSAAHQQLIDQFWSPLTNQRTDGYGGSFENRMHFGIEVLEEIRRVVGDDFIVGMRMCGDEFHDGAMDNPEMIRIARFYAESGLIDFVNVMGSGADTYALSANLVPAMAYPPQPFLYLACSIKAEIDLPVIHAQNIKDPVSAARIIEEGQVDLVGMTRAHIADPHLVNKIREDRVDQIRQCVGANYCINRMYTGLDVACVQNAATGREQTMPHRIRKSEQRRRVVVVGGGPGGMEAARVCAERGHEVILFEKNDACGGQINLAAKAPARDQIAGITRWLTMELSRLRVDVRLNHEADATAVRALDPSVVIVATGGEPNVSEFLGWHAGEGLVVSTHDILAGRIRPARNVLVVDVHGGYPGATCADFLAHRESLVEIVTPDASFGEELGGTVRPLYLRRLFEKDVVLTPNFSLKDVYREEEKLVAVLANEYTGAEEERVVDQIVVENGVRPDERLYYALKDHSKNRGQIDLVALFAARPQPVPEFDGEFLMYRVGDCVSARDIHAAIYDSLRLCKNF